A single genomic interval of Marmota flaviventris isolate mMarFla1 chromosome 14, mMarFla1.hap1, whole genome shotgun sequence harbors:
- the LOC114078741 gene encoding ankyrin repeat domain-containing protein 23 isoform X1, translating into MAAPRPFADSHCCSRPVAVPGVQQTLEEMDFERGIWSAALNGDLNRVKHFIQKSTDPSQPDSAGYTALHYASRNGHYAVCQFLLESGAKCNAQTHGGATALHRASYCGHTEVARLLLAHGSNPQLVDDDGMTSLHKVSGERVEGKTLGFGPEVPDPGGWPTDWRLGLQEAVAREKLKLEEEKKRKLERFNSSRLNLETVADLENLVQRRKEKRLRLRRRVPPREPEPVAKSQPQAQLEPVDLEMFLKAAAENQEALIDKFLTDGGDPNAHDKLHRTALHWACLKGHLQLVSKLLAAGATVDARDLLDRTPVFWACRGGHLDILKLLLNQGARVNARDKIWSTPLHVAVRTGHSNCLEHLIECGALVDAQDKEGDTALHEAVRHGHYKAMKLLLLYGAKLAVQNAASLTPVQLARDWQRGIREALQAHVGHPRTRC; encoded by the exons ATGGCGGCACCGCGGCCCTTCGCGGACTCACACTGCTGCTCACGTCCGGTGGCGGTGCCCGGCGTGCAGCAGACGCTGGAGGAGATGGACTTCGAGAGGG GAATCTGGTCGGCAGCCCTGAATGGAGACCTGAACCGAGTGAAGCACTTCATCCAGAAGTCCACAGACCCCAGCCAGCCGGACTCTGCTGGCTACACTGCCCTG CACTACGCCAGCCGCAATGGGCACTATGCTGTCTGTCAGTTCCTGCTGGAGAGCGGGGCCAAGTGCAATGCCCAGACCCACGGGGGCGCCACTGCACTGCACCGGGCCAGCTACTGCGGGCACACTGAGGTTGCCCGGCTGCTGCTCGCACACGGGTCCAACCCCCAGCTGGTGGACGACGATGGCATGACCAGTCTTCACAAG GTGAGCGGAGAGAGGGTCGAAGGGAAAACGTTGGGATTTGGGCCTGAAGTTCCTGATCCTGGAGGCTGGCCTACTGACTGGAGGCTGGGACTCCAAGAGGCCGTGGCCCGGGAGAAGCTAAAattggaagaagagaagaagaggaaa CTGGAAAGATTCAACAGCTCCAGACTGAACCTGGAGACCGTGGCTGACTTGGAAAACTTAGTTCAAAGACGGAAAGAAAAGCGACTGAGACTGAGACGCAGAGTCCCCCCCAGGGAACCTGAGCCCGTGGCTAAG TcgcagccccaggcccagctggAGCCTGTGGACCTGGAGATGTTCCTGAAGGCAGCTGCTGAGAACCAGGAAGCCCTGATTGACAAGTTCCTGACCGATGGAGGGGACCCCAATGCCCACGACAAG CTGCACCGCACAGCCTTGCACTGGGCCTGTCTGAAGGGTCACCTCCAGCTGGTGAGCAAGCTGCTGGCGGCCGGTGCCACCGTGGATGCTCGGGACTTG CTGGACAGGACTCCTGTGTTCTGGGCCTGCCGAGGAGGACACCTGGACATCCTCAAACTGCTGCTTAACCAGGGCGCCCGGGTCAATGCGCGGGACAAG ATCTGGAGCACCCCCCTCCACGTGGCCGTGCGCACGGGCCACTCCAACTGCCTGGAGCACCTCATCGAGTGTGGAGCCCTCGTTGACGCCCAGGACAAG GAAGGGGACACAGCGCTCCACGAGGCCGTGCGGCACGGCCACTACAAGGCCATGAAACTGCTGCTGCTCTATGGGGCCAAGCTAGCTGTGCAGAATGCG GCCTCCCTGACACCAGTGCAACTGGCACGAGACTGGCAGCGGGGCATCCGGGAAGCGCTGCAGGCCCATGTGGGGCATCCCCGCACCCGGTGCTGA
- the LOC114078741 gene encoding ankyrin repeat domain-containing protein 39 isoform X2: MAAPRPFADSHCCSRPVAVPGVQQTLEEMDFERGIWSAALNGDLNRVKHFIQKSTDPSQPDSAGYTALHYASRNGHYAVCQFLLESGAKCNAQTHGGATALHRASYCGHTEVARLLLAHGSNPQLVDDDGMTSLHKAAEKGHMDICCLLLQHSPALKAVQDRKARLACDLLPCNSDLRGLLAS, from the exons ATGGCGGCACCGCGGCCCTTCGCGGACTCACACTGCTGCTCACGTCCGGTGGCGGTGCCCGGCGTGCAGCAGACGCTGGAGGAGATGGACTTCGAGAGGG GAATCTGGTCGGCAGCCCTGAATGGAGACCTGAACCGAGTGAAGCACTTCATCCAGAAGTCCACAGACCCCAGCCAGCCGGACTCTGCTGGCTACACTGCCCTG CACTACGCCAGCCGCAATGGGCACTATGCTGTCTGTCAGTTCCTGCTGGAGAGCGGGGCCAAGTGCAATGCCCAGACCCACGGGGGCGCCACTGCACTGCACCGGGCCAGCTACTGCGGGCACACTGAGGTTGCCCGGCTGCTGCTCGCACACGGGTCCAACCCCCAGCTGGTGGACGACGATGGCATGACCAGTCTTCACAAG GCAGCCGAGAAGGGGCACATGGACATTTGCTGCCTGCTGCTGCAGCACAGCCCCGCTCTGAAGGCTGTGCAAGACCGGAAGGCACGGCTGGCCTGCGACCTGCTGCCCTGCAACAGCGACCTGCGTGGCCTGCTGGCCAGCTGA
- the Cnnm3 gene encoding metal transporter CNNM3 isoform X1 yields MAAAAGRLGWVLAALCLGNAAGETAPGPRVLGFCLEEDGEAGPGWVHGGAVRAAPEATFRLRLLGSGFANSSWTWVAPEGAGCPEGGPATAPEETAAPAGQWRALLCLRAQAVPPNSALLAVRVEPGGGAAEEAAPPWALGLGAAGLLALAALARGLQLSALALAPAEVQVLRESGSEAERAAARRLEPARRWAGCALGALLLLASLAQAALAVLLYRAAGQRAVPAVLGCAGLVFLVGEVIPAAVSGRWALALAPRALSLSRLAVLLTLPVALPVGQLLELAARPGRLRERVLELARGGGDPYSDLSKGVLRYRTVEDVLTPLEDCFMLDASAVLDFSVLASIMQSGHTRIPVYEEERSNIVDMLYLKDLAFVDPEDCTPLSTITRFYNHPLHFVFNDTKLDAVLEEFKRGKSHLAIVQKVNNEGEGDPFYEVLGLVTLEDVIEEIIKSEILDESEDYRDAAVRRTATSLSAPLKRKEDFSLFKVSDEEYKVKISPQLLLATQRFLSREVDVFSPLRISEKVLLHLLRHPSVNQEVKFDESDRLAAHHYLYQRSRPVDYFILILQGRVEVEIGKEGLKFENGAFTYYGVSALTTPSSVHQSPVPSHQPTRHDLQPEPAEGTRSSTYCPDYTVRALSDLQLIKVTRLQYLNALLATRAQSLPPSPENSDLQVVPGSQTRLLSNKTTAAAGSSHSRPCVPVEENPGRNPGV; encoded by the exons ATGGCGGCGGCTGCGGGTCGGCTAGGTTGGGTACTCGCCGCGCTCTGCCTGGGCAACGCCGCTGGGGAGACGGCACCGGGCCCGCGAGTGCTGGGCTTCTGCCTGGAGGAGGACGGAGAGGCGGGCCCCGGGTGGGTGCACGGAGGGGCTGTGCGGGCAGCGCCGGAGGCCACCTTCCGCCTGCGCCTCCTGGGTTCGGGCTTCGCCAACAGCTCCTGGACCTGGGTGGCCCCCGAGGGGGCAGGCTGCCCCGAGGGTGGACCAGCCACGGCGCCCGAGGAGACGGCGGCTCCCGCGGGCCAGTGGCGCGCGCTGTTATGCCTGCGCGCCCAGGCCGTGCCCCCAAACTCGGCGCTGCTTGCAGTGCGCGTGGAGCCGGGTGGCGGGGCAGCCGAGGAGGCGGCGCCGCCCTGGGCGCTGGGCCTGGGGGCGGCCGGGCTGCTGGCGCTGGCGGCGCTGGCGCGGGGCCTGCAGCTGAGTGCGCTGGCGCTAGCGCCCGCCGAGGTGCAGGTGCTGCGCGAGAGCGGCTCGGAGGCGGAGCGTGCGGCGGCGCGGCGCCTGGAACCCGCGCGGCGCTGGGCGGGCTGCGCCCTGGGCGCGCTGCTGCTGCTGGCTAGCCTGGCGCAGGCGGCGCTGGCGGTGCTGCTGTACCGAGCGGCCGGCCAGCGAGCGGTGCCCGCGGTGCTGGGCTGCGCAGGGCTGGTTTTTCTGGTAGGCGAAGTGATTCCGGCCGCTGTGAGCGGGCGCTGGGCGCTGGCGCTGGCACCGCGCGCTCTGAGCCTCAGTCGCCTGGCAGTGCTGCTCACCCTGCCCGTGGCGCTGCCAGTGGGGCAGCTGCTGGAGCTGGCTGCGCGGCCCGGACGGCTGCGTGAGCGCGTGCTGGAGCTAGCGCGCGGAGGCGGCGACCCCTACAGCGACCTCAGCAAGGGAGTGCTGCGCTACCGGACAGTGGAGGACGTGCTCACGCCGCTCGAAGACTGCTTCATGCTGGATGCCAGTGCAGTTCTGGACTTCAGCGTCTTGGCCAGCATCATGCAGAGCGGCCACACGCGCATTCCGGTGTACGAGGAAGAGCGCTCCAACATCGTGGACATGCTCTACCTCAAGGACTTGGCCTTCGTGGACCCCGAGGACTGCACGCCGCTCAGTACCATTACCCGCTTCTACAACCACCCACTCCACTTCGTCTTCAATGACACCAAGCTAGACGCAGTCCTGGAGGAGTTCAAGCGAG GGAAGTCCCACCTGGCCATCGTGCAGAAGGTGAACAACGAGGGCGAGGGCGACCCCTTCTATGAGGTGCTGGGCCTGGTCACCCTGGAGGACGTCATCGAGGAGATCATCAAGTCCGAGATCCTGGACGAGTCTGAAGACTACC GAGATGCTGCCGTGCGGAGGACGGCCACCTCCCTGAGTGCCCCGCTCAAGCGCAAGGAGGACTTCTCCTTGTTCAAGGTGTCTGACGAGGAATACAAAGTAAAAATCTCGCCTCAGCTGCTCCTGGCCACCCAGCGCTTCCTTTCCCGAG AGGTGGACGTGTTCAGCCCGCTGCGCATCTCTGAGAAGGTCCTCCTGCACCTGCTGAGGCACCCGAGCGTCAACCAGGAGGTGAAGTTTGATGAGAGCGACCGCCTGGCCGCCCACCACTACCTGTACCAGCGCAGCCGGCCAGTGGACTACTTCATCCTCATCCTGCAG ggcaGGGTTGAGGTGGAGATCGGGAAGGAGGGCCTGAAGTTTGAGAACGGGGCCTTCACCTACTATGGAGTGTCTGCCCTGACCACGCCGTCCTCGG TTCACCAGTCCCCAGTGCCCTCGCACCAGCCCACCCGCCACGACCTGCAGCCCGAGCCAGCCGAGGGCACCCGCTCCTCTACCTACTGTCCCGACTACACCGTGAGGGCCCTCTCTGACCTTCAGCTCATCAAG GTCACGCGGCTGCAGTACCTCAATGCACTCCTGGCCACCCGAGCCCAGAGCCTGCCACCGTCCCCCGAAAACTCTGACCTCCAGGTCGTCCCAGGCAGTCAGACCAGGCTCCTCAGTAACAAGACCACGGCAGCCGCGG ggTCCAGCCACAGCAGGCCCTGTGTCCCAGTGGAGGAGAACCCTGGGCGGAATCCAGGAGTCTAA
- the Cnnm3 gene encoding metal transporter CNNM3 isoform X2, giving the protein MAAAAGRLGWVLAALCLGNAAGETAPGPRVLGFCLEEDGEAGPGWVHGGAVRAAPEATFRLRLLGSGFANSSWTWVAPEGAGCPEGGPATAPEETAAPAGQWRALLCLRAQAVPPNSALLAVRVEPGGGAAEEAAPPWALGLGAAGLLALAALARGLQLSALALAPAEVQVLRESGSEAERAAARRLEPARRWAGCALGALLLLASLAQAALAVLLYRAAGQRAVPAVLGCAGLVFLVGEVIPAAVSGRWALALAPRALSLSRLAVLLTLPVALPVGQLLELAARPGRLRERVLELARGGGDPYSDLSKGVLRYRTVEDVLTPLEDCFMLDASAVLDFSVLASIMQSGHTRIPVYEEERSNIVDMLYLKDLAFVDPEDCTPLSTITRFYNHPLHFVFNDTKLDAVLEEFKRGKSHLAIVQKVNNEGEGDPFYEVLGLVTLEDVIEEIIKSEILDESEDYRDAAVRRTATSLSAPLKRKEDFSLFKVSDEEYKVKISPQLLLATQRFLSREVDVFSPLRISEKVLLHLLRHPSVNQEVKFDESDRLAAHHYLYQRSRPVDYFILILQGRVEVEIGKEGLKFENGAFTYYGVSALTTPSSVHQSPVPSHQPTRHDLQPEPAEGTRSSTYCPDYTVRALSDLQLIKVTRLQYLNALLATRAQSLPPSPENSDLQVVPGSQTRLLSNKTTAAAAFPVDLSLFGTFGNCS; this is encoded by the exons ATGGCGGCGGCTGCGGGTCGGCTAGGTTGGGTACTCGCCGCGCTCTGCCTGGGCAACGCCGCTGGGGAGACGGCACCGGGCCCGCGAGTGCTGGGCTTCTGCCTGGAGGAGGACGGAGAGGCGGGCCCCGGGTGGGTGCACGGAGGGGCTGTGCGGGCAGCGCCGGAGGCCACCTTCCGCCTGCGCCTCCTGGGTTCGGGCTTCGCCAACAGCTCCTGGACCTGGGTGGCCCCCGAGGGGGCAGGCTGCCCCGAGGGTGGACCAGCCACGGCGCCCGAGGAGACGGCGGCTCCCGCGGGCCAGTGGCGCGCGCTGTTATGCCTGCGCGCCCAGGCCGTGCCCCCAAACTCGGCGCTGCTTGCAGTGCGCGTGGAGCCGGGTGGCGGGGCAGCCGAGGAGGCGGCGCCGCCCTGGGCGCTGGGCCTGGGGGCGGCCGGGCTGCTGGCGCTGGCGGCGCTGGCGCGGGGCCTGCAGCTGAGTGCGCTGGCGCTAGCGCCCGCCGAGGTGCAGGTGCTGCGCGAGAGCGGCTCGGAGGCGGAGCGTGCGGCGGCGCGGCGCCTGGAACCCGCGCGGCGCTGGGCGGGCTGCGCCCTGGGCGCGCTGCTGCTGCTGGCTAGCCTGGCGCAGGCGGCGCTGGCGGTGCTGCTGTACCGAGCGGCCGGCCAGCGAGCGGTGCCCGCGGTGCTGGGCTGCGCAGGGCTGGTTTTTCTGGTAGGCGAAGTGATTCCGGCCGCTGTGAGCGGGCGCTGGGCGCTGGCGCTGGCACCGCGCGCTCTGAGCCTCAGTCGCCTGGCAGTGCTGCTCACCCTGCCCGTGGCGCTGCCAGTGGGGCAGCTGCTGGAGCTGGCTGCGCGGCCCGGACGGCTGCGTGAGCGCGTGCTGGAGCTAGCGCGCGGAGGCGGCGACCCCTACAGCGACCTCAGCAAGGGAGTGCTGCGCTACCGGACAGTGGAGGACGTGCTCACGCCGCTCGAAGACTGCTTCATGCTGGATGCCAGTGCAGTTCTGGACTTCAGCGTCTTGGCCAGCATCATGCAGAGCGGCCACACGCGCATTCCGGTGTACGAGGAAGAGCGCTCCAACATCGTGGACATGCTCTACCTCAAGGACTTGGCCTTCGTGGACCCCGAGGACTGCACGCCGCTCAGTACCATTACCCGCTTCTACAACCACCCACTCCACTTCGTCTTCAATGACACCAAGCTAGACGCAGTCCTGGAGGAGTTCAAGCGAG GGAAGTCCCACCTGGCCATCGTGCAGAAGGTGAACAACGAGGGCGAGGGCGACCCCTTCTATGAGGTGCTGGGCCTGGTCACCCTGGAGGACGTCATCGAGGAGATCATCAAGTCCGAGATCCTGGACGAGTCTGAAGACTACC GAGATGCTGCCGTGCGGAGGACGGCCACCTCCCTGAGTGCCCCGCTCAAGCGCAAGGAGGACTTCTCCTTGTTCAAGGTGTCTGACGAGGAATACAAAGTAAAAATCTCGCCTCAGCTGCTCCTGGCCACCCAGCGCTTCCTTTCCCGAG AGGTGGACGTGTTCAGCCCGCTGCGCATCTCTGAGAAGGTCCTCCTGCACCTGCTGAGGCACCCGAGCGTCAACCAGGAGGTGAAGTTTGATGAGAGCGACCGCCTGGCCGCCCACCACTACCTGTACCAGCGCAGCCGGCCAGTGGACTACTTCATCCTCATCCTGCAG ggcaGGGTTGAGGTGGAGATCGGGAAGGAGGGCCTGAAGTTTGAGAACGGGGCCTTCACCTACTATGGAGTGTCTGCCCTGACCACGCCGTCCTCGG TTCACCAGTCCCCAGTGCCCTCGCACCAGCCCACCCGCCACGACCTGCAGCCCGAGCCAGCCGAGGGCACCCGCTCCTCTACCTACTGTCCCGACTACACCGTGAGGGCCCTCTCTGACCTTCAGCTCATCAAG GTCACGCGGCTGCAGTACCTCAATGCACTCCTGGCCACCCGAGCCCAGAGCCTGCCACCGTCCCCCGAAAACTCTGACCTCCAGGTCGTCCCAGGCAGTCAGACCAGGCTCCTCAGTAACAAGACCACGGCAGCCGCGG CCTTCCCAGTAGACCTTTCCCTCTTTGGCACATTTGGAAACTGCAGTTGA